The window ATTCTCTATTTGTAGTAGTTCATTCAAGGGTGATTTCCCACATTCTGCCTCTTGAttctttctcctcaaactaggaGGAACAAAAATCTGTTCTCTATCACTCCCACTGTGTGAGGGTGTTTTGGCTGCCAGCTAAGAAATGTGAAGCAAATTCCTCCTCTCCAAAGCTTTGTTTGCAGCATGCGATTCCATCCGCTGTGGACATTGTAAATTGACTGATCGCTTCTATAATACATGTACATACTGGACTTTAACGTACAGTCAAATAATATGTGTCCAGCATCAAATTTTCCAAATGTCTACAACACAAGTTGTTCTTGATAAAATAACATTATCACTAGTTCCCTCCATAAATGTGAGGATAGAAGGAATACATCAGTATCTGTGTGGGCGCGAGGAACTAATCTACAGGAGAATAACACAAGGTTGCTAGGGATGCGATGACAGCGGCAAGACTGATAAATATGTACCAGGGCTGTTGGTATTGTGTAATTTCTTGGATACTGGTACACGAGTGTCAGCCAGTTTTATCCCCTGCCTCAGCAACAGCAGGGTCGTGttgtcattttttgtgtgtagaGAGGAAGTAAAACAAGCAAGATATTGCTTATATATTAAGATATATAGAGGCAGATAACAATTCATAGTCTTAGATTTTCATCTCTTAAAAATAGCAAATATATAAAGCTGTGAATAATAACTGGATACCCCGCCCCCTCCAAAGAGAGAGAGTTACAACCTGAAACTGTGTTACTTCTTTCAGCAGAGGGATGCACAGTAGTTGACTCTTTACAACACAAACCCACTGACCACCAAACACTGCCTTGGGTCCAAGCTACATGCCATATGTCAAATAACAGCAAATCAAATGTAGGACTCAACTTAACAGCTGAGACCCCACTGCATCATTAACGTTACATTCTGCTCATGTCTGCAAGAGAGTAACGGacaggaaaagaggaaatgggAGCAAGAGAGCAGACTGGAGCTCAGCTTCACTGCTTCCTCAGCAAGTGCTATTTTTAGAGGCCGATAAAACAAAGAAGTAGAATTGCCTTTCATCCCCCCTGTTTCACCTCCAAATGTGGTACTCAATAACAgtctgcgtctctttgtagcCATGTGAAGGCAAATAAATATGCCTTTCCATCTGCCCTtgagtttctttgttgttgtcctACAATACTTGTGCATATTCTTTTCTCGCTTAATGTATAAAAAATggactgttctttttttttcaggctaAATTTAAGCCCTGGGTATAATTAAATGGGAAAGCATGTGAGCTAGGAGGCAGGGAAGCTTTGGAGTTCTTTAGAGAGATATTTTTGTTCTACATTGTACGCTGTGGCTGGATGTGGCTTGGTGGATGGGGTGGATCTAAAGAGGAAAGCAGTACACGCTTCTCAGGATCTGACCCGATGCTGCGGCTGGGCCGAGATGGCTCACCCACACTGTGGTCTAAGCGAGAGAAAATCCTCCAGCTGTTCGGGCCAACATTGTCGGTGAAATCACAGCCCACATAACACGTCTCATAAGAGAACAATAACATCTACAGATTCAGTTTGTTTCAGGTCTAGCATGCAAAGCTAATTTTCTGGTGTATAgaactgaataaaataaaagaaggcATATATTCCACCCGGCCACTTCAGGGTTTATGAGCATTCAGTCCATCAAGGAGACTCCTAGGAATTATTATTGTTCATTTTCTCAGAATCATATAAAAATAGGTCTAATTCTTTTACCTGGAAATATAGAGTTTCTATGGCAGCAATACAATATAATGGTGATGTGTGACTATGTTTTAATCGATTGGTAAGACAAAACAATAGCTTATGTCTGCAAATGTTCTCAGTCTTTATTTTTgccttaaagaaaaaaatgtctctggGGAATAAAGGTCAAATTGCGCCTTTACCAACAGACCACCTAATCGGTCTTTAGCAAGGTACTTTTCAACACTTATTAACATTTTTCCACGCTTTTACATTTGTCATATTATCAACATGAAAGCATCACTCCCAAAAATTCCTAAGTATTCAACGAGATCTGTTGCTTTGTTCGGCTGCCGAGGTTACAGAGACCTCTTGTGGCAAGACGCAGGGCAACGTCTCCCAATCAGAGACCCAAGCTGTGGCCTCCAAGTTGTTTATGTGTCCGGTGCATTCTTTGATATGGAAAGGCAGAGGTGTTTGAAATCACCGCTCTTGAACTCCTCTGAGGATGTGCTGCAACGTGCATAGCAACGGCCACACGGTCCAGCCAACCACAGAGAGTGAAGATTCATTGTTCCAGACCAGCTAATTTTAAGCATGACAACATTGTACAGGGAACTCATGTTACTAACACAGGTATGGCAGGCATTCTCTTCACTTAGGGACAGACTTTAAATAAGAGGTAGCCAGCTGCTATCCCTGGGAGGGACCATGTTGGAGAGCCACAGCTGACAGTTGTAGCCTAAGGTCCGGATTAGCATAACAACACGGATTGAAGAGGTAAGATCTCACTGATTGTGAGTATTATCACCACTATTTCATGTCAGCTTACATGGATCACACTCAGACGCTGTACTTTGAATGTGCAAAGACAAGAGGTGATTACAGGCTTTGTAAATACCAATTGAGACCGTCTGCTGGAAATTGATCACAACCAGAGGTGAACCTGCAACTGGGAATAGAATGGATTGATTAGGAAAATATTTCATCGCATACAATCAATTTTTTCCAAGTGCATTGATGATTCTTAACTAGATAATATTGGTAGAATAACGCTGTTTTTCACTTCTGTGTTTGTGCGACAACTTAACAGCAAACAGTTGCAAAATACTATTAACTGTGAACTGATGACTGGTTTTCATACATTATGCAGAATGATATAAACTACATGTTCATTACGCTTGAGACGTGTCATTTGTAAAGCCTTTGCACTGTTCACACCATCTGCACCTCGGTTAAGTGTTTACTGCTCCGCTTTGCCTCGGTGGGGTGCTGTGCAGTGCAGCATGAAGTCACCACACACTATAGGGTGACTGACGTGACAGCAATAATCACTGGAGGGACAAGGCAAAAAATACCTCCTGAGACATTCTTCGTCAAAGGGCGTGTTGACAGCAGGTCGGGCTTTGAATTCCGCAGCGCTGTTCAGCACGCAAGGTGAAAGTAAACACCTTCCGTACTGACTTATTTACACAGGCTTAGTTTCTACATCATGAACGCACCTTTATTTCACATATTATGTACGACTAGATTTTCTCTGATTGACAGAGACCCAAAATAACCCTTTAATCCGTAGTTGTTTAGCGTCTTTTGTGTGTGCCCTTTACACATATCTGTCTTTAACGGCTGCAGCAAAATTCTTCAATGCAGCTGTTGGTTTAAAATCTACTGCTGAACTTTAGTAGTAAAAAAGACGCTGTCTGCTCACAGGCCCTCTGACCCATACAGTGATACGTCCACGTGTAAGATAACACCGGCTCTGTTGACGTGTGGTCCACCGCTTGCCATTTTGGTCTACCACTCATTCAGTCAGGTTCATCCGTCACAACATGGGAGAGAGGCCGCTGGAAGAAACATGAACCGAGGACACATCCATAAAGATTATACAGTGAGGTTGACTGATCCCATTTCCCTCCGGCTCTGGATGTGTAGTCCATTAAACTGATAATCGGAAAATGTGAACGATAAGTTCCTGCTGGGGAAAGCAGTTTCACACTGGTGCATTTATTTGGAAACAACAGACTGCCTCCAGTGCTTCATGTGGTGACAATGCAGACTCAGtagctattaaaaaaaacatgacaggacgaaaaatgcatttaaaatattgtaatttttctactgttttttttacggCCGATGCTATCTCAGATTTCTTTCAGATTCAGTTAAGTTTTAGCCATTTCAATTCAATGATTTCTTGAAAACTTTAAGTATTTCCTAAGTTGAATATCATTTCTACCATTTGATTGATTGTTGATTTTGgaaactgagaaaaaaatgattgaatATAGAAACTTCAGAAGATAAGAAGTTTTGAATGTCTAACTAATGTCAATCTAGCCTGCCTGTCCCACAAACCAGGAAGGACTGTTTATTCCTTATATTATTAATCAGACAATCAACTGCCACTGTAAGACCCGCTGTCACGAGGCACGGCTACAAATTCACCGCTTTCAAAGCCCTTTTAAAAATCGGCTTATGGAGTATGAAGCGATCTTTCCGAAAAGGGTGTGTGTCCATGTTTAGCTGTAACCAATACAGACATGTGTGGAACTTGAGGGACTCCAGTGGCAATGGTCAGCGTGCTGCAAGGAGAGAAATTGAAAAGTTGTAAGACGGATGTACATGGGGGGTACACGTGCAAAATCCTGTGAAATATTTCTAAAACATTTGTGGTTTCCTTCAGATTCCCTTCGTCACACGGGAGTTGTCTCTCAGCAACATTTCCCCTAAGCAGCTGGAAAGGCAATACAATGAGGAAATTACTCATCTATGAGGAATTCCTTGGCTTGTTTTCTAACTACTCTGCAGCTTATACTCTGACAAGGTTGTTATCGcccacaaaatgaaaacaacattctTATTGTACTCACTTGTTTGAGGGCTGAATGGAGGCATCCAAGGTGTCCTTGTTGTCCCAAGAGAGGACCCAATGACTTTGTGTTGACAGAAGAAGTGTGCAGGACACAACAGGTAGGTTTTTCATGAGCACCTCATTAGGAATGAACGCCTTTCATCTGCTGCTATCTGTCATCTTGTTTTCCCTTTGTAGAGTTCCTTTGTGCTGAGAAAGTGATGTTTACCCAGTGGAGACCACTGTATCAGAGGTGCTTCCTGTCCCAACACTGCATGCTACTCAGACAAACTGCTCATTGCAGAGTTACCAAGGGAGGCATATGCTTCATAGTGCTATTGTACAAAACTGGACATATATTTGCAAAAGTAGTGGGTTTGACCGCAACAATGCACCAAAGGTACtgtatgttttcttttgtctgacCTATTTGGTTTGTAACTGGGGACTTGGGACTTCTGTTGTGTTTACCATCCTCGTGgtttgtggtttgtgtttgCGGGACGCTAAACATGGGAAAAAACTGGCCATGATTCACAGGTCCTTTCAGCAATCCTTCCGTTCCAGCTCAGCAAGCAAAGGAGGACGTGGACCATCAGGAAAGATGTTTTTCGTGGCCCGGAACAGAAATGTAGCAGGTCAAGGAAATGAAAGGAGGTAACAGCAACAttgcagaggagaaaaacagggCCTTTGTGgccgtgtaaaaaaaacaccggAAATCTCTAAAATGCAATTACATTTAATGTCATgatatttgtattgtattgagAAAAACAAGGTCTACTCATCTTCCCCATCAATAGGTCAATTTATCAGAAATTTCGTGACGTAGATTTATTGGACAAGAAGAAGACAGTGACTGCTCTAAAGCCCGGTGAAGATCGAGCCATATTTCTGGGACTCGGGATGATCCTCTCTTCAGTCATGATGTACTTTGTCCTGGGGATCACAATATTACGCTCTTATGCAGAAAGGTACAGGCGTGCTGTTTAACGTCGGCTTCTGGatgaaacatgttttattcatcagatGTGCTTGGTGACAAACTGCATTCAGTGCTCTCTCAACCTGAAAAGTGCAACAGTACAACAATACATAGCTCATGCCAATTTTCATATCATCAGATTCCTGAAAtgttttctgctgcatttaaaaCTGGATCTTCATTTAAATGTCAACAGTGTGTGGACAGAGGAGGGCGTGTGCGTTGTTCTCAACTCCACGGTCACAGCAGACATGAACTGTTCCTACAACTGTGGGTCGGAATGCTGGAGAGCCTCCAAATACCCCTGTCTGCAGGTCTACGTGAGCGTCAATAACACGGGCCGCGTCCGCCGCTTATCTCACAACGAGGAGTCCCAGGACACCAGCTCCGAAGTGAGTACAGGGCCAGACGCACCTGAAGGAAATTCTGAAAATACTCCCATCACGATTAAAAGAAGCGGCGCGGCCCTCGCTAAATACAAAAAAGCATGACTAATCCCCCCTGGATGACCTTGGTGTCCTTCAATCCTGTCCTTGCAGTGCGTCTACGTGCCCAGGTGCCAGAAGGACAGGGTGGCCATGCATGTCATAGTCATGAACATCTCCGAGCACCTGAAGGTGAACCAGCAGGTCCCCTGTTACTACGACCCCAGCGAGCAGCAGGAGGCCGTTCTCCTGACGAGGCTGTACGACCATCGCGTTGTCTTCCACTCGCTGCTCTGGCCCTCCTGCATGCTCACAGGAGGGGCCCTCGTTATCGTGATGGTCAAGCTCACGCAGTACCTCTCCAGACTGTGCGAAGAGATAGGGAAGATCAAGAGGTGAAATACGTGCAGTCACCGTCAAAGCATTTGCTGGTTTGGTGATGGACATGTGAGATGAAAGGAATTGTATCTACTAAACACCCTTTCTGTGACCTATTGCAAACATTCCTCTTCTTCTGAGGCATCGGGAAGAGCTGACTCTGTCTCCAGATCCAGGATGTGTCTGTTTATCAAATTGAACTAAATGTTCCAACTTTtagaaatgcaacaaaaagaCTTTTGTACAAGGAAGTCTATGACTGGATATGCCTGGTGTCAACGcattgtaaaatgttttatggGTATTTTCTATGCTCTATCTCAGATATGGTAAGTTATGAGCATGTGGTTTGATATTGACAATGCCAACTTAATTTGACGGAAAAAAATTCTGTACGCATTATTAATGTTGAGGAACAACTTTAACAACTATCTCAAACGTTTCTTAAATTCATTTGTTATCTCCTCAACTTGATCATATGTGTTTATCTtatgaagtgtttttttgtttgctgtgactttttaaaaactgtaaCCATACCaacaattcaaaatgtaaagtGATTGAGACATTATTGCACGATGTCAACTTCGGCACCGGTTTACCAAATAAAGCTTACGGCCCAGAAATAAATTCTGATCTCAAATTCCAGGGTCACAATTTccctctttaaaacaaaaatgatatcCGTTTACAGTTTATCTcataaataatcacaaaaaggGAAATGGATAGATTGCATGACTTTGCAGGGCCCTTACTAAGCTGTATGGGCACACACTTCTTTTTCCTGCAGTAGAAATAAAAGACCATTTCCccaggatgtttgtgtgttagaaACCACACAGAGAGGATGTACTTCTGCCACACTTGCAAAATCTTTTTACTTTAGTTTGAACGGTTGGCTGATTTGGTGGCGATAGCCATGGTCTTTGCATTCCTATCCTTGAATATATGACTATGTCTGTACAAggatttatttgaaaataattaagATTACACCAATATTGTTTGAAGTTAAAAAATAGTTTACAGTTATATAACTTAGTCAACAAAAAGCAGACGTATTGAGACATAAGCGATGAAAACCTACAAATAATTCAACTACCAGTGAAACTTTTCCCTCATCTAACCTTTTTATTCGGTGGCTTTTCTCGTGTGCTATTTACCGGGCGTTTGCTAAGTTCCATACTCCATAAGAAAAACAGTGGTTTCCATCTCATGACGACCAGCttttctccagcagctcagacGCGCACTCGGTGTGGGAGGGAAGGTCCACGGCGATGAGCCCGCTAGCAGCCTTCCAACCGGCTATCGTTAGCTGCGCGCGGCTAACTCGCCACCAAGCCGTTCACTTTTGTTTTCGGGACGCCACGATGAAGAACGTCGCGAAGTATTAATGGACTTATTCCACTGTAGCATATCGACAAGAACCAACGGGGTCCCCGGGGCGTCTTTTCTCCTAATAACATCGGGTCCGCGCCGACCCCTCGGTGTCATTGTTCGGATGGACCGTCGTTAAGAGCTAGCGCCGCCGCTCCAGACTTCCCG is drawn from Gasterosteus aculeatus chromosome 3, fGasAcu3.hap1.1, whole genome shotgun sequence and contains these coding sequences:
- the kcnmb2a gene encoding calcium-activated potassium channel subunit beta-2 isoform X2; this translates as MFTQWRPLYQRCFLSQHCMLLRQTAHCRVTKGGICFIVLLYKTGHIFAKVVGLTATMHQRSFQQSFRSSSASKGGRGPSGKMFFVARNRNVAGQGNERRSIYQKFRDVDLLDKKKTVTALKPGEDRAIFLGLGMILSSVMMYFVLGITILRSYAESVWTEEGVCVVLNSTVTADMNCSYNCGSECWRASKYPCLQVYVSVNNTGRVRRLSHNEESQDTSSECVYVPRCQKDRVAMHVIVMNISEHLKVNQQVPCYYDPSEQQEAVLLTRLYDHRVVFHSLLWPSCMLTGGALVIVMVKLTQYLSRLCEEIGKIKR
- the kcnmb2a gene encoding calcium-activated potassium channel subunit beta-2 isoform X1; protein product: MLHSAIVQNWTYICKSSGFDRNNAPKVLYVFFCLTYLVCNWGLGTSVVFTILVVCGLCLRDAKHGKKLAMIHRSFQQSFRSSSASKGGRGPSGKMFFVARNRNVAGQGNERRSIYQKFRDVDLLDKKKTVTALKPGEDRAIFLGLGMILSSVMMYFVLGITILRSYAESVWTEEGVCVVLNSTVTADMNCSYNCGSECWRASKYPCLQVYVSVNNTGRVRRLSHNEESQDTSSECVYVPRCQKDRVAMHVIVMNISEHLKVNQQVPCYYDPSEQQEAVLLTRLYDHRVVFHSLLWPSCMLTGGALVIVMVKLTQYLSRLCEEIGKIKR
- the kcnmb2a gene encoding calcium-activated potassium channel subunit beta-2 isoform X3 — encoded protein: MFFVARNRNVAGQGNERRSIYQKFRDVDLLDKKKTVTALKPGEDRAIFLGLGMILSSVMMYFVLGITILRSYAESVWTEEGVCVVLNSTVTADMNCSYNCGSECWRASKYPCLQVYVSVNNTGRVRRLSHNEESQDTSSECVYVPRCQKDRVAMHVIVMNISEHLKVNQQVPCYYDPSEQQEAVLLTRLYDHRVVFHSLLWPSCMLTGGALVIVMVKLTQYLSRLCEEIGKIKR